The stretch of DNA GTTTTCCCCAGAATTATATGTATCATGAATGTAATCAAATTTTTAAGCATAATCTTATCTTCATTGTCGTTGATTGCCATAGTTATTATTAATTTGACGATTTTGGTGGCGATACATAAATACCACCAAAATCGTcaccagtgccacaaattatcaaaatttattcacgaatgaaggaattagatttttcccactatcggatgaattctcttctgttgaaactcaacaccatatctgtcataatgagtataacacaagagtcgggACGCATgagctttgtctggtatattgatggaaaacagcatgaacgaatttcggaaagcctgcactcaggcacttccattactgtcaataatttcaggtgattatcacgaacgttaagttgatcttcatcgcttgcagtgatttttttttgaaaaagtgtcacccattgcacatataaatggtggtgtatgtcatttccgggtaatcgtgagtagattcataaaacgtagcaagagttattctatacattctattGCTGAACTcggcaaaaacaagaattttgtgtgatggattgccatcctttaccattaatcgattttactctcaattggtgacgttgaattttatgctttgattttcactaacacgcaatgatcttctttttcgaccttacgaataccatgacgaaaaggaaggtgcaaatgaaaaatgaacttcatggcaagctgatgttgatgttcattccactggggttcattgacagtgttgtttcatatttatatactctcgcttgagcagtaggttatcaatacaagaaaGGCAGCAATTCGctgaatttgaatgtcgtgaacgtgaatattttcagcactgatcGACACTAtactaatgaaaatggtcatctcgaattttcgaacGGGACTTCCTGCAGAATGTTGATTCTCGCGAAAAAATATTCTAtgtaaaatttcagctcaatcggactataTTTACTATTGTTAGAAAGACAtcttagtgctcccgtggccgagtggttagcgtcccacattatcatgccgggggttcggtttcgattcccgttcgggccgggcgatttttcgtcaaagaaatttcttccgacttgcactgtgcccacgcgtattctagagcttgccactccagaatacattcaaggcgtgttattcggcatagaaaaaacaatttagttctactaataaaaatgacacaagtaatactatgttgagaaggcaaaagttccactgggaacgttagtgccatccaagaagagaAAGACAGACAAGTTTTATTTTTGGAAACCCTTAAATCACCCCttaaaatcagggtaaaaccgacaccccctGTTTTTTCTCCAGTTAGAAGCAATTATTAGCAAATCCTCGATGTCCACTGTGCGACTTGTCATaaattaccgttttgtctcatattccgaacacttgagctttgatggccattaaacagggTCTCATTGGTACAAAATGGtacaaaatggtactctttcgcgaaattaatttgatttttggatacaatagagccttctttttcatttgattacaataaaattgatttacaaatacatattcatatgtttaatcacttttgtctcaaattccgaacagcaaaaatgcattgaaaaaaatcataactttaaaactactggaccgattcatatgatcgatatttaaAATCAAAGTCaaactagtcttttttggaaaatgttatgctcgcaaaaaaaggattttgcttttgaaattattgattgtatttgtttcctatagttcacatggtttcggtaccaagggcgctatatcggtatcggtACCTGTAAACAGTGTtgtcacacgtacagatttatccggaatggtacatattttttcgttatttttggtacagattctgtacggtacagagtacagattttcgtcaaaaagtacagattggtagagattttttccgtttgtgaattttcttacatttgaacaaagcatcATTGagatacatgacgacttttacgccgcagtatcacttggtgctgctgaccttgaaagcatttacaatgcaatgattgatcagtttcataaggacaaCATTTTTTACAAGGAttgtctgaaaggattcgcgtcggatGGTATTCGAAGAAAGGTACGAAAATTCAAACTGTAAAGAAATATATTTTCCATGCACAATaatttatctgtatttttataTTATGGGGCGTAATTTGTGATGCACCCCAGTGTAGAGAAAAAACGTCACAGTGAGAGTGTAGAGTCAGTTGGCTCTTgcgaagagagaaaaaaaacacgctGTAAACCGTTCGAGGAaataaagttatttttattGCAGTAAAATCCGTCTTATCGCTTCCCGTCGCTTCCGTCCTCcacaatataaaaacattttttgtacccttaaccaatcccgagatacagctggttttgtgattcctgattctaaatgaatcaagcgttaatcaacagtatgaatggaaacatcatgagaaacgTTGGCTTCATCTTTTAGTTGGACTTTTTTATCATTATTTACTAACCTTACCCAAACAACACCATAAACTAATAGAAGGGCGTTCAAAGAACGTTTTGATTTCACGGATTCAATTGAAAAAAGATTGTGAatatgtttatatatttttatatgaaaataataatgTGAATGGCGTTGAATACAACGCATTAAATCTTTAGCATTACACTCAAATGAATACACCCGTTTCAACAAAAGCCTCAAACCTATTCAAAAATCCACTCCACACACACCACGCAGCGCGACACACTGTGCGAACACTTGGTATAGTGAGAAGGCTTAGGGCGCTCTTGCTCTATAAATGTCGCCCTTTCCAAGATCCACAAACATTGTGCAATAATCCTTTACGCTAGCTCTGCCATTTTAGGGCACGGATCGTATATATTGGAGCAGTTTCCGCCGTCAAATCGTGAAAGGAACCGGTAGAGCATACTCAATTTTCCCTTCAAAGCTATCAATCTAACGAATAAACAAGACGAACAAGTCTTAGCGGAATCGATTCGAACCGTCACAAGCACGCGTACGACAAGGTTTTCACACGACGAGGTGTATAAGTATCTTTGTTTTCCAAACGAATTTACCTCCTTGTTGTTTTCCGCTCATTGAAGCACGAAGCCTCCCATCCACCAACCCACCCACCAGCGATAAGGACTCCGATGTCGTTGACAGCAGTTTTAACAGAGAGCCGGGCGTCAATATGAAAAAGCGAAAAGAATAAAACATACACCCCCCCTTTTAGAAGTGAGAATAAATTCCGTCACATTCGGGAAGGATCTTTAATCTTCCTTTTGAATGTATATAGAAAAGCAAAAGTCTCGCAATGGGGGAAGACTGACCCAAAGAAGAATGGCGTAAAGCTTGCCTTCACTCTAGACCGAGTGGGAGGTGCGTGTCCACCGGTGATCGCTTTCGTTGTGCTCCAGAAGACGCGCCAAACATGATAACTTAACACCACTCGAGGACCGGAgatgaaagaaagaaaaaaaaaaacattttgcagaCTAAAAGCGCGTGTGACTAATCTTGTTATTCATAGCTTCCTGTCATTGTGAAGCTTCTTTCACATTAGAGATGAAACGCACGAATCACACGGCCGTGCTCCGTGTTCGAGCAGGGAGCTTTACAGCTTGCCGGTAAGTCACATTGGTTGCATGCGGGGTAGAGAAGATAAAATTAATTAGGCTTGCTGTGAGAAGCGAAAACATTGAAGCAACTTCGAGATAACATAGCTTTTAAAGGTTCCGGCTGTCCATCGGTTCATGATGATCTTAACTATTGCTCGTGAAATTAGTCAATTTTCTTGCCCATTGACCATCAAGCGAGTGGGAGTATTGATATCATTCGCCGGGCGGAAATCATAGGGGGCGTCGGTATAGATAAAAATAAAGTTCGAACAGATGCTCGGCACAGCATCAGAGAGCACAAGGGTGAACATGCACACGAACAAAAGAGTAAAAACCTATCTCTATCCACCCACCTTCGATAGATCGGCCTGTTGGGTATTGATTTTCTCCCGCTGATACTTGATAAGCTGTATTAGATCCCTGTACTGTGTCGTATTGTTCTGATGCGGGCCATCGTTCAGGTTCATTTCGCTCAGAAGAAGCAACTCGTTGGCATTGCTGGCGCTACTCCCGCTTCCAATGCTTCCACCGCTGCTATGTCCCGCCGCCGCGGCCAGCGCCAGATTCATATTGATACTATCCTTCTCGAGTTTCCTATTGATGTTGAGGTTGTTGAGAGTTTGACTGTTTCCGCTGCCGTTGCTGCTGATGCTGGCGTTCGGATTGTTATTGTTGAGGTTATCCAGTTTGTGGGAAAGCGGTGAGTTTCTGGGTGGAGGTGGGTCACGATATGGCGGAGGTACCAACGCACCATTCGACGAGATTCCAGTGATGGGAGAGCTATTATTGCTGCTGGCGTTGTTGATCGGATTAATCAACAAATTATGATTGCTGTTGCTACTAACACTGCTAACGCTACTGCTGTCGAGCAGCAGACTATCGTTACTGCCGATATGATGCACTGGTCCAGAGAACCGAGAGTTCTCCTTTAGGGTGGCGCCCACAATCGCTGTTGTCCCGCCATAgttatgctgctgctgctgttgaacgTGGTATCCAGTATTGACTCCGTTACTGTACAAAAGACCATTTAATTTCCGATCCAAAGAATTACGCAGATCGGCCGCGTTAAACTCCCCCACAATGGCATTACTACCGTTCTGTTGAAGATTTTTGGGCTTCTTAATCACACTGGCATACGTTGCTTCCACATTGTTAGCAATCTGATTGCTAATACTGTTACTGCTTAGGCTTCCACTGATGCTGCTACTACTGCCGCTAGAGCTCGTGCTGTTGTTGGGAGATTTCTGTGAAATCCCCTTCACTAGGCCAATGGTTTCGACCCTAACGTTGCTCGTACCGATGGTGTTATTATTGCTCTTATTGCTGCCAGCTTTTCTCAAGTTCGGTGGTGACCTGAAAGCAGACAGAAAACACAAATCCGATCAGTGCTGATACTTTGGCATAGGAAGCTGATTGAAGGAGGGGGTCGCCGCGAGGCCCCCGGTGGAATCAATTATTCACGCCGAAGCTTAGGCTTCCCTGATGCGATTAGGAGTTAATTGATTCTGACCGCGTACGCGCGGGCAGCCAACGCGGGATTGAATGATGGGAGCATATTGGTTCGGCCAGAGAGCATAAGCGAAAGACCGCGCTATGCGGGTATGTGTGAAGGTGTTGGAATAAATTAAATCCCTCGAAAGCCGAAAATTTCACTTAATTGGATGTGACAGGACCTGTCGGCGGTGGCTGCAAAAAATTTCAATCTTAACATATACTCACACTATGTGTGTACTTGTGTGTATTTAACTTCATGattcaatgaaaatctaaaatatgttaCAATTTAGTGAACacgaaatgtaagaaattgtgGTTTGGGTGGGGATTGAGGATAAGTGAGTTAAATTAGCGCATATCCCTTCAATCTGAGTGCGTTTAAAAATTTGTACAGCAATACAACTACATGTGATGAAAAGTCCCaggattttttaatgaaaacaatcgtttttgggCGAagttgtatttattcctcaacgtcttgccttcgagggcaatacacttggtattgcgagtttccaacatttcgattccctttctgtagtacgaaacgtctaagtcttcgaaatatgcctcagtatCACTTTGTAGACTGCTTATTGGACTCAAGAGTCGCAGAggcgtctcgtccgcctgttcaaactgttcataggacaggtagacaatctcggaataaaatgtatattatttcacattagtaacatggatgaggaattatcgaaggtaatttttttttgtaatttccatgttatcccgaatatccttattatattttctattttggtgGAACTCAAACCCACCATGAAGGATATAATCTgataattacatttgaataCACCCGAATCCGTGCGCAACACAGCCTCAACgctacgaaataagcagtaatgactgccgggttcaaaccattcatctgaacccgccgtCATCCAAACACAGGGCAAATACAGTTAACTACGTATGaaacgatcactactactaatgcgccgccttgcgtaaaaatgacgttttcggTTTAATATTTCTGCTGAACAAACCGATGCAAACGATGGAAAATACACACCACCATTCTTCAGTGTTTGTTCGTAGCTGTCATCGTTTCccttttgtttttctttctattcctgacgtcattaaaatttgagagaGGGCCCGAGACAGCGAGAGTACATAGCACCAAACACCCCAAGCGAGcatgatgcaaaaaaaagaacaaattcaTTCGTGATCCTGTGGATGTGGTGGTATTCTTCGTTGATGTGTGGTTTAAATTCAAGCatttttatcgattttgttcattcgatAACTTGAACCCGGTACATATAGTACACGTATGTCTGCTTACGTTTCAAAACCTCCGCTGCATTGGCCGGACATGTGGATGAAATAGCTGCGTACTTTGGTCTCAATGCTGACAAAATTGTGGCTCAGAGCTATGATGGCACTACTGTAATGTCCGGAGATAAATCTGGTGTGCAAACATTGGTGAAACAACGGTTATTCACTGGATATATTCACTGTCGTACACACGTGTTGAACTTGGT from Toxorhynchites rutilus septentrionalis strain SRP chromosome 3, ASM2978413v1, whole genome shotgun sequence encodes:
- the LOC129780312 gene encoding uncharacterized protein DDB_G0283357 isoform X4 yields the protein MELKVWVEGIQRIVCGVTEVTTCQDVVFALAHATGKTGRFTLIERWRNNERLLAPHENPLKILMKWGEYSSDVQFILQRSEQKKDQSQQNANTNNNNTQQSQIPTPNPTIPQQQQPHNTSVPHPQSQQQILRHQQKLNHVNNNNINSSNNNTNNSSSPDEARRKLVQNNLKNSTGGNEPYGKQQQQQQHHPQTELITSSLPLERGKESRKSLNSGSPPNLRKAGSNKSNNNTIGTSNVRVETIGLVKGISQKSPNNSTSSSGSSSSISGSLSSNSISNQIANNVEATYASVIKKPKNLQQNGSNAIVGEFNAADLRNSLDRKLNGLLYSNGVNTGYHVQQQQQHNYGGTTAIVGATLKENSRFSGPVHHIGSNDSLLLDSSSVSSVSSNSNHNLLINPINNASSNNSSPITGISSNGALVPPPYRDPPPPRNSPLSHKLDNLNNNNPNASISSNGSGNSQTLNNLNINRKLEKDSINMNLALAAAAGHSSGGSIGSGSSASNANELLLLSEMNLNDGPHQNNTTQYRDLIQLIKYQREKINTQQADLSKYDSEIQYLEGKGREQQEQLETITQEINKTDQVFRQGSEQLQTLQYVEEEGELVRQQEKTLKSEITLLRSKLANCETELLQCKNKIRLLMDEIQVEQRN